A stretch of DNA from Desulfosarcina ovata subsp. ovata:
AGGGAAAATCTTATGTATCCATCAGTGTCGGTAATCATCAGGGGCTACAACCGAGAACGATATATCGGCCAAGCCATCGAAAGCGTGCTTGCTCAGACTTATACGGACTTCGATCTGCTGGTCTGGGATGACGGCTCAACCGACAAGACCGCCCAAATCGCCATCGAATATGCAAAGAAGGACAGACGCGTCCGTGTCGCCGCATGCGATCACCGGGGGGCTGTTAAGTCCTTGAAGGCCGCCGTGGCGGATACCTTCGGGGCCTACCTGTGCTGGGTGGACAGCGACGACCTTTTGGCACCCACGGCATTGGAAGAAATGGTCGCGGTCCTGAAAAAGAATCCGTCGGTGGGGATGGTCTATACAGATTACCAGCTAATTGACACTGTCGGGCGGGTTAAGGGGAACGGACGACGGTGTCGTATTCCGTACAGCAAGGACCGGTTACTTCTCGATTTTATGACTTTCCATTTTCGGCTCATACGCCGTTCGGTTTACGAACAGACAGGCGGTATCGATGCCGATTTCAGATGCGCCGAAGACTACGATCTATGCCTGCGTTTATCTGAAGTCACTGAAATTCGTCACATTCAAAAGCCGCTGTACCAATATCGAGTCCATCCCCGGTCCATTTCCCATGAGATGCGGCTGGAACAAGTCCACTGGTCTCGGGAAGCCATTTCTAATGCTTTGAAGCGCAGGGGGCTGGCGGATCGCTTTGAGGTCGATCTTCAAATTCGAGAACGCTTCTCGCTGAAAAGGAGAGAACCCGATGGATGAACGCGATCAAGGCCAAACGCCGTGCAACTGGGAGCAAAATGAGCGTCTCCTGGCGCGCACCTTCGACTCCTGGCGAGCCGAGTTCAGAGCGATTCTTGAAGATCACCGTCGGGAAATACAAGCGCGGTTGGAAAAAATCGAGCGCGAGATCGAGAAAAAATCGGACAAGGAGAACGTCGATCTTGTGGTCCGCAATATCCAGGGTGATCTGCGTCGTCACAGTGACGACATCAAAAACCTGCAAACAGGTCTTAATCAGAAGATGGGTGTCGAGACCATGTGGAAGGTGGTGGGGCTGGTACTCGCCATCAGCGGAGCCGTGGGCGGTGTGGTCGGCTTTTTGATTCGCGTGTTGACGGGGAAATGATCATGGCCAGACCGCAAGCCAGACTCGGTGACATTTCCAGCCACGGCGGCGTGATCATCACCGGCGCAACGAGAACGGTGGTCAACGGTAGGCCCGCTGCACGCTTGGGTGATTTGCACGCATGTCCTATTCCAGGT
This window harbors:
- a CDS encoding PAAR domain-containing protein, with the protein product MARPQARLGDISSHGGVIITGATRTVVNGRPAARLGDLHACPIPGHGVTPIVTGSLDTTTEGMPNARIGDVTACGAVIVTGSLDTTDN
- a CDS encoding glycosyltransferase, coding for MYPSVSVIIRGYNRERYIGQAIESVLAQTYTDFDLLVWDDGSTDKTAQIAIEYAKKDRRVRVAACDHRGAVKSLKAAVADTFGAYLCWVDSDDLLAPTALEEMVAVLKKNPSVGMVYTDYQLIDTVGRVKGNGRRCRIPYSKDRLLLDFMTFHFRLIRRSVYEQTGGIDADFRCAEDYDLCLRLSEVTEIRHIQKPLYQYRVHPRSISHEMRLEQVHWSREAISNALKRRGLADRFEVDLQIRERFSLKRREPDG